From a single Mangifera indica cultivar Alphonso chromosome 19, CATAS_Mindica_2.1, whole genome shotgun sequence genomic region:
- the LOC123202586 gene encoding protein PHOSPHATE-INDUCED 1-like, producing MASFVSKVICLIFLFQISLAARTLNELAQDQVSQLFQYHNGPLLSGKISINLIWYGKFKPYQRSIISDFITSLSSSPVSTNQPSVATWWKTTEKYYHLSSKKNSLSLSLGEQIVDEKYSLGKSLSSKQIVALASKGEQKDAINVVLTSADVTVDGFCMSRCGSHGSAPGSKSGQVKGKNYKFAHIWVGNSETQCPGQCAWPFHQPIYGPQNPPLVAPNNDVGLDGMVINLAGLLAGTATNPFGNGYFQGPKEAPLEAASACPGVYGKGAYPGYAGNLLVDSTTGASYNANGDNGRKYLLPALYDPSTSSCSTLV from the coding sequence ATGGCTTCTTTTGTTTCCAAAGTAATCTGTTTGATCTTTCTATTTCAAATCTCCTTGGCTGCAAGAACTCTTAATGAGCTTGCACAAGATCAAGTTTCTCAACTCTTTCAATACCACAATGGCCCTCTTCTTTCTGGAAAAATTTCCATTAATCTTATTTGGTATGGCAAGTTCAAGCCTTACCAGAGATCTATCATCTCTGATTTCATCACCTCACTCTCTTCTTCACCAGTAAGCACCAATCAGCCCTCAGTTGCCACGTGGTGGAAAACCACTGAGAAATACTACCACTTAAGCTCCAAAAAGAACAGTCTTTCACTGTCTCTCGGAGAACAAATTGTTGATGAAAAGTATTCCCTTGGAAAATCACTCTCAAGCAAGCAAATCGTTGCTTTGGCCTCAAAGGGTGAGCAAAAAGATGCCATAAACGTTGTGTTGACATCTGCCGATGTAACCGTTGATGGGTTTTGTATGAGCCGATGTGGGTCTCATGGATCTGCTCCGGGATCAAAGAGTGGCCAAGTTAAGGGGAAGAACTACAAGTTTGCCCACATCTGGGTTGGCAACTCGGAGACTCAGTGCCCGGGCCAATGTGCATGGCCATTCCACCAACCCATTTATGGACCACAGAACCCACCTTTGGTTGCACCAAACAACGATGTGGGTCTTGATGGAATGGTGATCAACTTGGCTGGTCTTTTGGCTGGAACCGCCACGAATCCGTTTGGAAATGGCTACTTTCAGGGCCCAAAAGAGGCACCACTGGAAGCTGCATCAGCTTGCCCTGGTGTTTATGGGAAAGGGGCTTATCCTGGTTATGCAGGAAACCTGTTGGTGGATTCGACAACGGGTGCTAGCTACAATGCAAATGGTGATAATGGGAGGAAGTACTTGCTTCCTGCTCTGTATGATCCCTCTACATCTTCCTGCTCAACTTTGGTGTAG
- the LOC123203616 gene encoding protein PHOSPHATE-INDUCED 1-like — MASFLSSHGLLLIAVLIYSLQFTLAAKLDKSVFPYHAGPLLSGNIPVNLVWYGKFTPEQRRIMSDFIASLSNPTPEQPSVASWLRLTDKFYHAATFPVSLNLSLGAEVLDENYSLGKSLTSAQLYELAKKGGEDLVLNVLLTAADVTVEEFCRGRCGTHALGTGPVSGKKNSNSKFNYIWVGNSETQCAGLCAWPFHEAANGPKTPPLKAPNGDIGLDGMVINVASLMAGTVTNPFGNGFYQGPKDAPLEAATACPGVFGKGASPGFAGTLLTDSNTGASYNANGINGRKFLLPALMDPETANCATLV; from the coding sequence AtggcttcttttctttcctctcACGGTCTTCTTCTCATTGCCGTATTAATTTATTCACTTCAATTTACCTTGGCGGCAAAACTTGATAAATCGGTGTTTCCATACCATGCAGGCCCTCTACTTTCCGGCAACATCCCCGTTAATCTAGTTTGGTATGGAAAGTTCACTCCTGAACAACGCAGAATAATGTCAGATTTCATCGCCTCTCTTTCGAACCCAACACCGGAGCAGCCCTCTGTTGCGTCATGGCTGAGATTGACAGATAAATTTTACCACGCTGCCACGTTTCCTGTTTCTCTTAATCTTTCGTTGGGCGCAGAAGTCCTCGATGAGAATTACTCTCTGGGCAAATCGCTCACCAGCGCCCAGCTTTATGAGCTGGCCAAGAAGGGTGGCGAGGACCTGGTGCTTAATGTGCTTTTGACAGCCGCAGATGTAACAGTCGAAGAGTTTTGCCGGGGCAGATGTGGAACACATGCTTTGGGCACCGGACCCGTCAGTGGTAAGAAAAACAGCAACAGCAAGTTTAATTACATATGGGTTGGAAATTCAGAGACTCAGTGCGCAGGTCTCTGCGCATGGCCCTTCCACGAGGCAGCCAATGGGCCTAAGACTCCACCATTGAAGGCACCCAACGGTGATATTGGCCTTGATGGCATGGTGATCAACGTGGCTAGCCTTATGGCTGGAACTGTTACAAATCCTTTCGGAAACGGCTTCTACCAGGGTCCCAAAGATGCACCGCTGGAGGCTGCCACCGCTTGTCCTGGAGTTTTTGGAAAAGGGGCTTCCCCTGGATTCGCCGGAACCTTGCTGACTGACTCTAATACTGGTGCCAGCTACAATGCCAATGGTATTAATGGCAGAAAGTTTTTGCTTCCGGCTTTGATGGACCCTGAGACTGCAAATTGTGCCACTCTAGTTTGA
- the LOC123203146 gene encoding F-box protein FBW2-like isoform X1 codes for MQFRMEGESDFRNWDELIPDALGLIFKHLSLQEVLTVIPRVCKSWGKAVSGPYCWQEIDIEEWSNRCQPDHIDRMLQMLITRSSGSLRKLCVSGLQNDIMFAFIAENAGSLHTLRLPRSEMSDSVAEQIAGRLSAITFLDLSYCNKIGAHALEAIGKNCKLLVGLCRNMHPLVTGKLTQDDEANAISATMPKLRRLEMAYHDLSTESVVNILCSCSQLEFLDLRGCWGVKLDDKFIKGKFPNLKILGPIIKDCYEINDWDDCSDYTDSSEYLAWEFLAGGMGDYDDDDDDDEIYNGMWDDEGRLEELELRFYDGIVEDAGVYGWPPSP; via the exons ATGCAAT TTAGGATGGAAGGCGAAAGTGATTTTCGAAATTGGGATGAGCTAATACCAGATGCTCTTGGACTAATCTTTAAACACCTATCACTCCAGGAGGTACTAACAGTAATCCCTCGGGTTTGCAAATCATGGGGAAAAGCAGTATCAGGACCATATTGTTGGCAAGAGATTGATATTGAAGAATGGAGCAATCGGTGCCAGCCTGACCATATTGATCGGATGCTTCAAATGTTGATCACAAGAAGTTCTGGATCTCTCCGCAAGCTCTGTGTTTCTGGCCTGCAAAATGACATTATGTTTGCCTTTATTGcagaaaa TGCTGGTTCCCTTCATACATTGCGCCTACCAAGAAGTGAGATGAGTGATTCTGTTGCTGAACAGATTGCTGGAAGGCTTTCAGCCATCACTTTTCTGGATTTGAGCTACTGCAACAAAATTGGTGCTCATGCTTTAGAGGCCATAGGAAAGAACTGTAAATTGCTGGTGGGCTTGTGCCGGAACATGCACCCATTAGTGACAGGAAAGCTCACGCAAGATGATGAGGCTAATGCCATTTCTGCAACAATGCCTAAGCTTAGGCGTCTTGAGATGGCTTACCACGATCTTAGCACTGAAAGTGTTGTAAATATCCTTTGTAGCTGCTCTCAGCTAGAATTTTTAGATTTGAGAGGGTGTTGGGGTGTCAAACTTGATGACAAGTTCATCAAAGGGAAGTTCCCAAACTTGAAGATTTTGGGACCCATTATCAAGGATTGCTATGAGATCAATGATTGGGATGATTGTTCTGATTACACAGATAGTTCTGAGTACTTGGCCTGGGAATTCCTAGCTGGTGGAATGGGTGATTACGATGATGACGACGACGACGATGAAATCTACAACGGAATGTGGGATGATGAAGGAAGGCTGGAGGAGCTTGAGCTAAGATTCTATGATGGAATTGTTGAAGATGCAGGAGTCTATGGCTGGCCTCCATCACCTTAG
- the LOC123203146 gene encoding F-box protein FBW2-like isoform X2: MEGESDFRNWDELIPDALGLIFKHLSLQEVLTVIPRVCKSWGKAVSGPYCWQEIDIEEWSNRCQPDHIDRMLQMLITRSSGSLRKLCVSGLQNDIMFAFIAENAGSLHTLRLPRSEMSDSVAEQIAGRLSAITFLDLSYCNKIGAHALEAIGKNCKLLVGLCRNMHPLVTGKLTQDDEANAISATMPKLRRLEMAYHDLSTESVVNILCSCSQLEFLDLRGCWGVKLDDKFIKGKFPNLKILGPIIKDCYEINDWDDCSDYTDSSEYLAWEFLAGGMGDYDDDDDDDEIYNGMWDDEGRLEELELRFYDGIVEDAGVYGWPPSP, encoded by the exons ATGGAAGGCGAAAGTGATTTTCGAAATTGGGATGAGCTAATACCAGATGCTCTTGGACTAATCTTTAAACACCTATCACTCCAGGAGGTACTAACAGTAATCCCTCGGGTTTGCAAATCATGGGGAAAAGCAGTATCAGGACCATATTGTTGGCAAGAGATTGATATTGAAGAATGGAGCAATCGGTGCCAGCCTGACCATATTGATCGGATGCTTCAAATGTTGATCACAAGAAGTTCTGGATCTCTCCGCAAGCTCTGTGTTTCTGGCCTGCAAAATGACATTATGTTTGCCTTTATTGcagaaaa TGCTGGTTCCCTTCATACATTGCGCCTACCAAGAAGTGAGATGAGTGATTCTGTTGCTGAACAGATTGCTGGAAGGCTTTCAGCCATCACTTTTCTGGATTTGAGCTACTGCAACAAAATTGGTGCTCATGCTTTAGAGGCCATAGGAAAGAACTGTAAATTGCTGGTGGGCTTGTGCCGGAACATGCACCCATTAGTGACAGGAAAGCTCACGCAAGATGATGAGGCTAATGCCATTTCTGCAACAATGCCTAAGCTTAGGCGTCTTGAGATGGCTTACCACGATCTTAGCACTGAAAGTGTTGTAAATATCCTTTGTAGCTGCTCTCAGCTAGAATTTTTAGATTTGAGAGGGTGTTGGGGTGTCAAACTTGATGACAAGTTCATCAAAGGGAAGTTCCCAAACTTGAAGATTTTGGGACCCATTATCAAGGATTGCTATGAGATCAATGATTGGGATGATTGTTCTGATTACACAGATAGTTCTGAGTACTTGGCCTGGGAATTCCTAGCTGGTGGAATGGGTGATTACGATGATGACGACGACGACGATGAAATCTACAACGGAATGTGGGATGATGAAGGAAGGCTGGAGGAGCTTGAGCTAAGATTCTATGATGGAATTGTTGAAGATGCAGGAGTCTATGGCTGGCCTCCATCACCTTAG
- the LOC123203145 gene encoding serine/threonine-protein phosphatase 2A activator-like, protein MESESRQHDHSPKTPPASTSTTASTTTSCCAKCGGPTTFAPPPPYSDISPPPTYRPIRAPAVNLPPNNHSQAIILAPVPQSQKVPTISLPYKFQIPCKRIQTPDDINHFIESDSGKNFLGFVVALSESIRGHKISDQYHESQTIRTLLSIIDELIQWIDMIPPAEQSSRYGNVSYRTWHSQLTENSDTIMLRFLPDELQAATVEIVPYFNDSFGNSSRIDYGTGHETNFAAWLYCLARLGVIKEEDYQAVVSRVFVKYLELMRKLQLVYSLEPAGSHGVWGLDDYHFLPFIFGSSQLIDHKYMKPKSIHNQDILENFSNEYMYLSCIAFVKKVKKGLFAEHSPLLDDISGVPNWNKVNSGLLKMYKAEVLGKVPIMQHFLFGWLIRWE, encoded by the exons ATGGAATCCGAATCACGTCAACATGATCACTCCCCCAAAACCCCACCCGCCTCCACGAGCACCACCGCCTCAACAACCACATCCTGCTGTGCCAAATGCGGCGGCCCTACCACTTTCGCGCCACCACCACCGTACTCCGACATCTCCCCACCTCCCACGTACCGTCCTATCCGTGCGCCAGCCGTTAACCTCCCTCCAAACAATCACTCTCAAGCCATAATTCTTGCTCCCGTTCCCCAATCTCAAAAAGTTCCCACAATTTCCCTTCCTTATAAATTCCAAATTCCTTGCAAACGAATCCAAACCCCCGATGACATCAACCACTTCATTGAGTCCGATTCCGGAAAGAATTTCCTCGGCTTCGTCGTCGCTCTCTCCGAGTCCATTCGTGGACACAAAATCTCCGATCAGTATCACGAGTCTCAAACAATCCGCACCCTTTTATCAATTATTGACGAGTTAATTCAATGGATCGACATGATTCCTCCGGCTGAGCAGTCATCTCGTTACGGCAACGTCTCTTACCGAACTTGGCATAGCCAATTAACTGAAAACAGTGATACCATAATGCTCCGTTTTTTGCCTGACGAACTTCAAGCTGCCACGGTCGAAATTGTTCCGTATTTTAATGACAGTTTCGGTAATTCGAGTCGTATTGATTACGGAACTGGTCATGAAACTAATTTCGCTGCTTGGTTATATTGCTTAGCTAGATTAGGAGTAATTAAGGAAGAGGATTATCAAGCTGTTGTGTCTAGGGTTTTTGTTAAGTACTTGGAGTTAATGAGGAAATTGCAATTAGTGTATTCTTTGGAGCCTGCAGGATCGCATGGAGTTTGGGGGTTGGATGATTATCATTTCTTGCCATTTATATTTGGCTCCTCGCAGTTGATTGATCATAAGTATATGAAGCCAAAGTCAATTCATAATCAggatattttggaaaatttttccAATGAATATATGTATCTTTCGTGTATTGCTTTTGTGAAGAAGGTGAAGAAGGGTTTATTTGCCGAGCACTCGCCTTTGTTGGATGATATCAGTGGTGTGCCTAATTGGAATAAGGTTAATAGTGGGTTGCTGAAAATGTATAAGGCAGAGGTGCTCGGAAAGGTTCCTATTATGCAGCATTTTCTGTTCGGATGGCTCATTAGATG GGAGTAG